The proteins below are encoded in one region of Deltaproteobacteria bacterium:
- a CDS encoding acyl-CoA dehydrogenase, protein MDLAFTPAEESFRAELREWLRANIPPPAEHASLADEVAFLRGWQRQLHEGRWVGIHWPREYGGRGASVVEHYIFQEEIAAARAPEIINRIGVNLVGPTLVAHGTEEQKRRYLPEILPAEELWCQLFSEPGAGSDLTALRTRAERRGDGWVVTGQKVWTSYAQFARWGILLARTDAAAPRAKGISYFICDMQAPGVTVRPLRQLTGSEEFNEVFLEDVLVPREHLVGRENEGWAIASTTLAHERGTSPRQLVMHRMLLDDLLRLAREGVDGQAARRADRVLRQRLAQHAIEVEITRLNNWRTLTRLQRQEPLGPEASFVKLFWSEMSQRMHDTLMELLGPVGLCWQPGAHAVAGGRLARSYLYYRAASLFAGTSEIQRNILAERVLGLPRAR, encoded by the coding sequence GTGGATCTCGCCTTCACGCCCGCCGAGGAGTCCTTCCGCGCCGAGCTGCGCGAATGGCTCCGCGCGAACATCCCTCCTCCGGCCGAGCACGCGTCCCTCGCCGACGAGGTCGCCTTCCTGCGCGGCTGGCAGCGGCAGCTGCACGAGGGCCGCTGGGTCGGCATCCACTGGCCGCGCGAGTACGGTGGGCGCGGCGCCTCGGTCGTCGAGCACTACATCTTCCAGGAGGAGATCGCCGCCGCGCGCGCGCCCGAGATCATCAACCGGATCGGCGTGAACCTGGTCGGGCCGACGCTCGTCGCGCACGGCACCGAGGAGCAGAAGCGACGTTACCTCCCGGAGATCCTGCCCGCCGAGGAGCTCTGGTGCCAGCTCTTCTCCGAGCCCGGCGCCGGCTCGGACCTGACCGCGCTGCGCACGCGCGCCGAGCGCCGCGGCGACGGCTGGGTCGTCACCGGCCAGAAGGTGTGGACGAGCTACGCGCAGTTCGCGCGCTGGGGCATCCTGCTGGCGCGCACGGATGCGGCGGCGCCCAGGGCCAAGGGCATCAGCTACTTCATCTGCGACATGCAGGCGCCCGGCGTCACCGTGCGCCCGCTCCGCCAGTTGACGGGCAGCGAGGAGTTCAACGAGGTCTTCCTGGAGGACGTGCTCGTCCCGCGCGAGCATCTCGTCGGCCGGGAGAACGAGGGCTGGGCGATCGCCAGCACGACCCTCGCCCACGAGCGCGGCACCTCGCCCCGCCAGCTTGTCATGCACCGCATGCTGCTCGACGACCTGCTGCGCCTCGCGCGCGAGGGCGTCGACGGGCAGGCGGCGCGGCGCGCGGACCGGGTGCTGCGCCAGCGCCTCGCGCAGCACGCGATCGAGGTCGAGATCACGCGCCTCAACAACTGGCGCACGCTGACCCGCCTCCAGCGCCAGGAGCCGCTCGGCCCCGAGGCGAGCTTCGTCAAGCTCTTCTGGAGCGAGATGAGCCAGCGCATGCACGACACGCTGATGGAGCTGCTCGGCCCGGTCGGGCTCTGCTGGCAGCCCGGAGCGCACGCGGTCGCGGGCGGCCGCCTGGCACGCTCCTACCTCTACTACCGAGCCGCGTCGCTGTTCGCGGGGACGTCGGAGATCCAGCGCAACATCCTGGCCGAGCGCGTGCTCGGCCTGCCGCGCGCGCGCTGA
- a CDS encoding Uma2 family endonuclease, whose protein sequence is MAVAVPPAGTVPERLTVERYFALVDEGVLQPDDPVELLEGVIVAMAPSNARHASATTRVADAFRGAVGKRALVREEKCLILGLYSAPEPDVALVPGPHEAYDDADPRTALLVVEAADSSLVQDRITKAAIYAGAGIPEYWIVNLRDDRVEAYRGPDPQARRYAEQRRAVRGETLELVAFPGVHIAVDELLPRRAR, encoded by the coding sequence ATGGCCGTCGCCGTCCCTCCCGCCGGGACCGTGCCGGAGCGCTTGACCGTCGAGCGGTACTTCGCGCTCGTCGATGAGGGGGTGCTGCAGCCCGACGATCCGGTCGAGTTGCTGGAGGGGGTAATCGTTGCAATGGCGCCGTCGAATGCGCGGCACGCGTCGGCGACGACCCGGGTGGCCGATGCGTTTCGGGGAGCGGTGGGCAAGAGGGCGCTCGTGCGCGAGGAGAAATGCTTGATCCTGGGCCTCTACTCCGCGCCGGAGCCCGACGTCGCTCTGGTGCCCGGGCCGCACGAAGCCTACGACGATGCGGACCCGCGGACCGCGCTGCTCGTCGTCGAAGCGGCCGACTCCTCGCTCGTACAGGACCGGATCACCAAGGCGGCGATCTATGCGGGAGCGGGCATCCCCGAGTACTGGATCGTCAACCTGCGCGACGACCGCGTGGAGGCCTACCGGGGACCGGACCCGCAAGCGCGGCGTTACGCCGAGCAGCGTCGCGCCGTCCGCGGCGAGACGCTCGAGCTGGTTGCCTTCCCCGGCGTTCATATCGCCGTCGACGAGCTGTTGCCTCGCCGGGCGCGGTGA
- a CDS encoding CoA transferase, translating into MGVNGPLPLAGVRILAFTQLGAGPYGLMFLSDLGAEIIKVEDPTTGGDEARAVPPFNDPAARDGLYYQSLNRGARSITLNLRRPEGPDLLHRLVARVDAVYNNMRGDLPGKLGLDYAALKTANPRVVCCSLSAFGRTGPRAGDPGYDYLLQAYAGFMSATGEPDAPPTKCGVSIVDFSGGILSALALMIGLHRARATGVGCDLDVSLLDTAISMLNYMAIWTLNRDWRPQRLPEGAHQSLVPSQSFQTRDGWIVIMCMKEKFWERLVERMGLPHLREDARFRTFPDRLAHRDALRPILRAEFLRHTTAEWIERLRGHVPIAPVYAVEEALADEQVLAREMVIAVEHPRLGRLREVGCPIKIDGVAPRYAPAAPLGADTAAVLEEVGIGPAEFEEFRRRGVV; encoded by the coding sequence GTGGGTGTCAACGGCCCGCTCCCGCTCGCCGGCGTCCGCATCCTCGCCTTCACGCAGCTCGGGGCGGGGCCGTACGGGCTCATGTTCCTCTCCGACCTGGGCGCCGAGATCATCAAGGTGGAGGACCCGACCACGGGCGGCGACGAGGCGCGCGCGGTCCCGCCCTTCAACGACCCGGCGGCGCGCGACGGGCTTTACTATCAGTCGCTCAACCGCGGCGCGCGCAGCATCACGCTGAATCTCCGCAGGCCCGAGGGCCCGGATCTGCTGCATCGCCTGGTCGCGCGCGTGGACGCCGTCTACAACAACATGCGCGGCGACCTGCCCGGGAAGCTCGGCCTCGACTACGCGGCGCTGAAGACCGCCAACCCGCGGGTCGTCTGCTGCTCGCTCTCCGCCTTCGGCCGCACGGGTCCGCGCGCCGGCGACCCCGGCTACGACTACCTCCTCCAGGCCTACGCGGGCTTCATGAGCGCCACCGGCGAGCCCGACGCGCCGCCCACCAAGTGCGGCGTGTCGATCGTCGACTTCTCGGGCGGCATCCTCTCCGCGCTGGCGCTCATGATCGGACTCCACCGGGCCCGCGCGACCGGCGTCGGCTGCGACCTCGACGTCTCGCTCCTCGACACGGCCATCTCGATGCTCAACTACATGGCCATCTGGACCCTCAACCGCGACTGGCGCCCGCAGCGCCTCCCCGAGGGCGCGCACCAGAGCCTCGTCCCCAGCCAGAGCTTCCAGACGCGCGACGGCTGGATCGTCATCATGTGCATGAAGGAGAAGTTCTGGGAGCGGCTGGTGGAGCGCATGGGCCTCCCGCATCTGCGCGAGGACGCGCGCTTCCGCACTTTCCCCGACCGGCTCGCCCATCGCGATGCGCTCCGCCCGATCCTGCGCGCGGAGTTCCTCCGCCACACGACGGCGGAGTGGATCGAGCGGCTCCGCGGCCACGTGCCGATCGCGCCCGTGTACGCGGTCGAGGAGGCGCTCGCCGACGAGCAGGTGCTGGCCCGGGAAATGGTGATCGCGGTCGAGCACCCGCGCCTCGGGCGGCTCCGCGAAGTCGGGTGTCCGATCAAGATCGACGGCGTCGCGCCGCGCTACGCGCCGGCGGCGCCGCTCGGAGCGGACACGGCGGCGGTGCTGGAGGAGGTCGGGATCGGCCCCGCCGAGTTCGAGGAGTTCCGGCGACGCGGCGTGGTGTAG
- a CDS encoding SDR family oxidoreductase: protein MGRLDGRVALVTGAGQGIGRGIALVLAREGAKVCVAELKEHRAERTVQEIRTAGGEALAIVADVGRKADVERMVEEGVRRYASLDVLVNNAHGFGARAPLEQIPDEQFDLSWTSGVKGTWWAMCAARPHMAARGWGRIINMVSLAADRGDAGLGEYNAAKAGIAALTRTAAREWGRQGITANAIAPGAWTRRGQDYAARDPEGFARAMAARPIGRLGDPETDIAPVALFLATDDSRFVTGHVLYVDGGAHLG, encoded by the coding sequence ATGGGCCGGCTCGACGGTAGGGTCGCACTCGTCACCGGCGCGGGCCAGGGGATCGGCCGGGGGATCGCGCTCGTCCTTGCCCGCGAGGGGGCGAAGGTGTGCGTCGCCGAGCTGAAGGAGCACCGCGCGGAGCGTACGGTGCAGGAGATCCGCACCGCCGGCGGCGAGGCGCTCGCCATCGTGGCCGACGTCGGGCGCAAGGCCGACGTCGAGCGCATGGTCGAGGAAGGCGTACGCCGCTATGCAAGCCTGGACGTGCTCGTGAACAACGCCCACGGCTTCGGAGCGCGCGCGCCGCTCGAGCAGATCCCGGACGAGCAGTTCGACCTGTCGTGGACGAGCGGCGTCAAGGGTACGTGGTGGGCGATGTGCGCCGCCCGCCCGCACATGGCGGCGCGCGGCTGGGGCCGCATCATCAACATGGTCTCCCTCGCCGCCGACCGCGGCGACGCGGGCCTCGGCGAGTACAATGCCGCCAAGGCCGGCATCGCGGCGCTCACCCGCACGGCCGCGCGCGAGTGGGGCCGACAGGGGATCACGGCGAACGCGATCGCGCCCGGCGCGTGGACCAGGCGCGGGCAGGACTACGCGGCGCGCGACCCCGAGGGCTTCGCCAGAGCGATGGCGGCGCGGCCGATCGGGCGGCTCGGGGATCCGGAGACGGACATCGCGCCGGTGGCGCTCTTCCTCGCGACGGACGACTCCCGGTTCGTCACCGGGCACGTGCTCTACGTCGACGGCGGCGCGCACCTGGGGTAG
- a CDS encoding NUDIX domain-containing protein, which produces MTRTGVNGTRPCAGAARSAILSGPMASPGDDWVACPRCRTALERAVRGGIPRPRCPGCGFTFFANPGVGAACVVRDAAGRVLLVQRAPGQFGAGRWCFPCGFVEWGEDVRGAAAREAREEAGVEVVIGEAVQVASNFHEPEKPTIGVWFAATLADPAVHPVAGDDAVAVDWFDPAAPPPLAFPTDAALLERLARG; this is translated from the coding sequence ATGACGCGGACGGGCGTAAACGGGACGCGTCCTTGCGCCGGGGCGGCGCGCTCCGCCATCCTGTCCGGGCCGATGGCCTCGCCCGGCGACGACTGGGTCGCGTGCCCGCGCTGCCGGACGGCGCTCGAGCGCGCCGTGCGGGGCGGCATCCCGCGGCCGCGCTGCCCGGGCTGCGGCTTCACCTTCTTCGCCAACCCCGGCGTGGGCGCGGCCTGCGTGGTCCGCGACGCCGCGGGGCGCGTGCTCCTCGTCCAGCGGGCACCCGGGCAGTTCGGCGCCGGCCGGTGGTGCTTCCCGTGCGGCTTCGTCGAGTGGGGCGAGGACGTGCGCGGGGCCGCGGCGCGCGAGGCGCGCGAGGAGGCCGGGGTGGAGGTCGTGATCGGCGAGGCGGTCCAGGTCGCGTCCAACTTCCACGAGCCGGAGAAGCCGACCATCGGCGTCTGGTTCGCGGCGACGCTCGCCGATCCCGCCGTACACCCCGTCGCCGGGGACGACGCCGTGGCCGTGGACTGGTTCGACCCGGCCGCCCCGCCCCCGCTCGCGTTCCCGACCGACGCGGCGCTGCTCGAGCGGCTGGCGCGCGGGTAG